One region of Nevskia ramosa DSM 11499 genomic DNA includes:
- a CDS encoding glucan biosynthesis protein G codes for MNSTDRRHARWLALRLLSGACAVLLSCAAVHSGPAQAFDLEDVSAKAKALAAQPFEKPEGRLPKALQQLGYDHYRDIRFKPDRALWHAEKLPFELQFFHQGLYYDRPVKINEVNGRALRELKFTPDDFNYGDNKVDAESFRDLGYAGFRVHFAVNTPKYKDEVLVFLGASYFRALGAGQRYGLSARGLSIDTGLISGEEFPRFTEFWVVRPEANAKELVIYALLNSRRATGAYKFILKPGSETVMDTKARVFLRENVSKLGIAPLTSMFYFGENQPADHEDYRPEVHDSDGLSIASGTGEWIWRPLVNPKRLLVTSFSMSNPQGFGLMQRDRKFERYEDLEVRHELRPSLWIEPKGAWGAGRVELVQIPTPDETNDNVVAYWVPDSVPQPGTPLALDYRMLWQMDKEKRPPLAWVEQSRRGRGGYGRGNDGSIGFVIDFTGPALEKLKADAKIEGVVTVDGNGELLERTTYRNEVTGGWRVSLRLKRVDEDKAVELRAYLKGDNNTLSETWSYVLPPG; via the coding sequence ATGAATTCGACCGACCGACGGCACGCCCGATGGCTTGCCTTGCGCCTGCTGAGTGGGGCCTGCGCCGTACTGCTGAGCTGCGCTGCCGTGCATTCAGGCCCGGCGCAGGCTTTTGATCTCGAAGATGTTTCGGCGAAAGCCAAGGCGCTGGCCGCCCAGCCGTTCGAGAAACCGGAAGGACGGTTGCCCAAAGCCTTGCAGCAGCTCGGCTACGACCACTACCGCGATATCCGCTTCAAGCCGGATCGCGCGCTGTGGCATGCGGAAAAACTGCCATTCGAGTTGCAATTCTTTCATCAGGGCCTTTATTACGACCGGCCGGTGAAGATCAATGAGGTCAATGGCCGGGCGCTGCGCGAACTGAAGTTCACGCCGGATGATTTCAACTACGGTGACAACAAGGTCGATGCCGAATCGTTCCGCGATCTCGGCTACGCCGGCTTCCGCGTTCATTTCGCAGTCAACACGCCCAAGTACAAGGACGAGGTTCTGGTGTTCCTCGGCGCCAGCTATTTCCGCGCGCTCGGTGCCGGGCAGCGCTATGGCTTGTCGGCTCGTGGTCTTTCGATCGACACCGGCCTGATTTCGGGCGAGGAATTCCCGCGCTTCACAGAGTTCTGGGTGGTTCGCCCGGAAGCCAACGCCAAGGAACTGGTGATCTACGCGCTGCTCAATTCGCGGCGCGCCACGGGTGCCTACAAGTTCATCCTGAAGCCGGGCTCGGAAACAGTGATGGACACCAAGGCGCGGGTGTTCCTGCGCGAAAACGTCAGCAAGCTCGGCATCGCGCCGCTGACCAGCATGTTCTATTTCGGCGAGAACCAGCCGGCCGATCACGAGGATTACCGTCCGGAAGTGCATGACTCGGATGGCTTGTCGATCGCTTCCGGCACCGGCGAGTGGATCTGGCGGCCGCTGGTCAATCCGAAGCGTTTGCTGGTGACGTCATTCTCGATGTCGAACCCGCAGGGCTTCGGCCTGATGCAGCGCGACCGCAAGTTCGAGCGCTACGAAGATCTGGAAGTGCGCCATGAACTCAGGCCCAGCCTGTGGATCGAGCCGAAGGGCGCCTGGGGTGCCGGCAGAGTCGAGCTAGTGCAGATTCCGACACCGGACGAGACCAACGACAACGTCGTCGCCTACTGGGTGCCGGACAGCGTGCCGCAGCCGGGCACGCCGCTGGCGCTCGACTACCGCATGCTCTGGCAGATGGACAAGGAAAAGCGGCCGCCGCTCGCCTGGGTCGAGCAGAGCCGGCGCGGACGCGGCGGTTACGGACGCGGCAACGACGGCAGCATCGGCTTCGTGATCGATTTCACCGGTCCGGCGCTCGAGAAGCTGAAGGCCGACGCCAAGATCGAAGGTGTGGTCACCGTCGACGGCAATGGCGAATTGCTGGAACGCACGACTTATCGCAACGAAGTCACCGGCGGCTGGCGTGTCTCCTTGCGCCTGAAGCGGGTCGATGAAGACAAGGCGGTCGAGTTGCGCGCCTACCTGAAGGGCGATAACAACACCCTGTCGGAAACCTGGAGCTACGTGCTGCCGCCGGGCTGA
- the rnt gene encoding ribonuclease T, which translates to MELPPALLDAFKPAPRIGQRFRGFLPVVVDVETGGFNNRTDALLEIAVVLLKFDREGNLVRDVTHAAHVEPFRGANIEKASLEVNGIDPTNPLRGAIPEREALAQVFKPVRQAVSEHGCTRAILVGHNAHFDLGFVNAAVGRCDIKRNPFHPFSAFDTATLGGAILGQTVLARALEAAGLPYSTREAHSAIYDAERTADLFCLMINRLRGVYESFLAPTVAIPAVTSSV; encoded by the coding sequence ATGGAACTCCCCCCCGCCCTGCTTGACGCGTTCAAGCCTGCGCCGCGTATTGGTCAGCGCTTTCGCGGTTTCCTGCCGGTGGTGGTCGACGTCGAAACCGGCGGCTTCAACAATCGCACCGACGCGCTGCTGGAAATCGCCGTGGTGCTGCTGAAGTTCGACCGCGAGGGCAACCTGGTCCGCGATGTCACCCACGCCGCCCACGTCGAACCGTTCCGGGGCGCGAACATCGAAAAGGCCTCGCTGGAGGTCAACGGCATCGACCCGACCAACCCGCTGCGCGGTGCCATTCCCGAGCGTGAAGCGCTGGCCCAGGTGTTCAAGCCGGTGCGTCAGGCGGTGTCCGAACATGGCTGCACGCGGGCTATTCTGGTCGGCCACAACGCCCATTTCGATCTCGGCTTCGTCAATGCCGCGGTCGGCCGCTGCGATATCAAGCGCAATCCCTTCCATCCGTTTTCGGCTTTCGATACCGCGACCCTGGGCGGCGCGATCCTCGGCCAGACGGTGCTGGCGCGGGCGCTGGAAGCGGCGGGCCTGCCTTACAGCACGCGGGAAGCCCATTCGGCGATCTACGACGCCGAGCGCACCGCCGATCTGTTCTGCCTGATGATCAATCGCCTGCGAGGCGTGTACGAATCCTTCCTTGCACCAACCGTTGCCATACCGGCGGTCACGTCATCCGTTTAA
- a CDS encoding argininosuccinate synthase, whose amino-acid sequence MTQTRKTNQVRKVALAYSGGLDTSVILKWLQDTYGCEVVTFTADIGQGEELDHVRPKAQQLGVKEIFIDDLREEFARDFVFPMFRANAVYEGEYLLGTSIARPLIAKRLVEIARSTGCDAISHGATGKGNDQVRFELGAYALWPGVKVIAPWREWDLNSRESLLAYAAKHEIPIAKKPGGGSPYSMDANALHISYEGGGLEDPWWSPDDSIWRWTKNPEDAPNEAEEITISFERGDAIAINGEAGTPFQILDRLNALGGKHGIGRLDMVENRYVGMKSRGCYETPGGSILLKAHRAIESLCLDREQAHLKDELMPKYASLIYNGYWWSPERRMLQALIDDSQIRVNGDVRLKLYKGAIYNLGRRSKDSLFDASLSTFEDDRGAYNQKDAEGFIRLNGLRLRTGATRDAR is encoded by the coding sequence ATGACCCAGACAAGAAAAACCAATCAGGTCCGCAAAGTCGCGCTCGCCTACTCCGGCGGCCTCGATACCTCCGTCATCCTGAAGTGGCTGCAGGACACTTACGGCTGCGAAGTCGTCACCTTCACGGCCGATATCGGCCAGGGCGAGGAACTCGATCACGTACGCCCGAAAGCGCAGCAGCTCGGCGTGAAGGAAATCTTCATCGACGATCTGCGCGAGGAATTCGCCCGTGATTTCGTGTTTCCGATGTTCCGCGCCAACGCCGTCTACGAAGGTGAGTATCTGCTCGGCACCTCGATCGCCCGGCCGCTGATCGCCAAGCGCCTGGTCGAGATCGCCCGCAGCACCGGTTGCGATGCGATCAGCCACGGTGCCACCGGCAAGGGCAACGATCAGGTTCGTTTCGAACTCGGCGCCTACGCGCTGTGGCCGGGCGTGAAGGTCATCGCGCCGTGGCGCGAATGGGATCTGAACTCGCGCGAATCGCTGCTCGCCTACGCCGCCAAGCACGAGATTCCGATCGCCAAGAAGCCGGGCGGCGGCAGTCCGTACTCGATGGACGCCAACGCGCTGCACATCTCCTATGAAGGTGGCGGTCTCGAAGACCCGTGGTGGAGCCCGGATGACAGCATCTGGCGCTGGACCAAGAATCCGGAAGATGCACCGAACGAAGCCGAAGAAATCACCATCAGCTTCGAGCGCGGCGATGCCATCGCGATCAACGGGGAAGCCGGCACGCCGTTCCAGATTCTCGATCGCCTGAACGCGCTCGGCGGCAAGCACGGCATCGGCCGTCTCGACATGGTCGAGAACCGCTACGTCGGCATGAAGTCACGCGGCTGCTACGAAACGCCGGGCGGCTCGATCCTGCTCAAGGCGCATCGTGCGATCGAAAGCCTGTGCCTGGACCGCGAACAGGCGCATCTCAAGGACGAGCTGATGCCGAAGTACGCCAGCCTGATCTACAACGGCTACTGGTGGAGCCCGGAGCGTCGCATGCTGCAGGCCCTGATCGACGACAGCCAGATCCGGGTCAACGGCGATGTGCGCCTGAAGCTCTACAAGGGCGCGATCTACAACCTCGGCCGCCGCTCGAAGGATTCGCTGTTCGACGCCAGCCTGTCGACCTTCGAGGACGATCGCGGCGCCTACAATCAGAAAGACGCCGAGGGCTTCATTCGTTTGAACGGCCTGCGTCTGCGGACCGGCGCCACACGCGACGCGCGCTAA
- a CDS encoding DUF945 family protein → MKAAGKAALAIGIIGVVAVAGPYVIGLRIESAFRAGIASMSEQSPYPIRISRYERGLYSAEAETTVEIVLPPEAHAHEVDHKDEAPAAPKIVQLRLNHAISHGPRLDGLLRLGRLVTTPQLDDDLKTSLTPLFGEQPLLTLITDLGVAGGISGSLRSPAVDASTAAAEALKVRWAGIESSYSLGGGHLLLQLAAPSLDIVGNDGKQGSFGQLAMTADMTQVDDSPLWIGTSTITVASLALKSAEVTSTLNQFALSSDTKLVDGAISSGVQFSATSFEAAGTRIDLPRLTVTFDHLDTAATIAMSTAANRYQQTHGKDAAVDPAAMMAELKPAFSQLAAGHPELRVDELSFGSPAGAVKAEGSLRYIGDANFDDFSPLTDVEGHAQFDAPLDYVNLLLSQKIRADLAGNAGVAPNEVPQEVIASALQNTRDALIAQGLLLVDGQQAKSVAAFKGGVLTINGKALGAGVPGG, encoded by the coding sequence ATGAAGGCAGCAGGGAAAGCAGCACTGGCGATCGGCATCATCGGCGTCGTCGCCGTGGCAGGGCCCTATGTGATCGGTTTGCGGATCGAGTCCGCCTTTCGTGCCGGCATCGCCAGCATGAGCGAACAGAGCCCCTACCCGATCCGGATCAGCCGCTACGAGCGCGGCTTGTATTCGGCCGAGGCCGAAACCACGGTCGAGATCGTGCTGCCGCCGGAAGCCCATGCCCACGAAGTAGACCATAAGGACGAAGCACCCGCTGCGCCGAAGATCGTGCAGCTGCGCCTGAACCACGCGATCAGCCACGGGCCGCGACTCGATGGCCTGCTGCGCCTGGGTCGCCTCGTCACCACGCCGCAGCTCGATGACGATCTGAAGACCTCGCTGACGCCGCTGTTCGGCGAACAGCCCTTGCTCACGCTGATCACAGATCTTGGCGTCGCCGGCGGGATCAGCGGCAGCCTCCGGTCGCCCGCCGTCGACGCCAGCACGGCAGCTGCGGAAGCGCTCAAGGTTCGCTGGGCGGGCATCGAATCGAGCTATTCGCTGGGCGGTGGCCATCTGCTGCTGCAACTGGCAGCGCCCAGCCTCGATATCGTCGGCAACGACGGCAAGCAGGGTTCGTTCGGGCAACTGGCGATGACCGCCGACATGACCCAGGTCGACGACAGCCCGCTGTGGATCGGCACTTCGACGATCACTGTCGCCTCGCTCGCGCTCAAGTCTGCCGAAGTCACGTCGACGCTGAACCAGTTCGCGCTCAGCTCCGATACCAAGCTGGTCGACGGCGCGATCAGCTCCGGCGTGCAGTTCTCGGCGACCAGCTTCGAAGCCGCGGGCACCCGGATCGACCTGCCCCGCCTGACTGTGACCTTCGATCATCTCGACACGGCGGCGACGATCGCGATGTCGACCGCGGCCAATCGCTATCAGCAGACGCATGGCAAGGACGCGGCCGTCGATCCGGCCGCGATGATGGCGGAGTTGAAGCCGGCCTTCAGTCAGCTGGCAGCCGGCCATCCCGAGCTGCGCGTCGACGAACTGTCGTTCGGCAGCCCCGCCGGCGCGGTGAAGGCCGAGGGCAGCCTGCGCTACATCGGCGATGCGAACTTCGACGATTTCTCGCCGCTGACCGATGTCGAAGGCCACGCCCAGTTCGATGCCCCGCTCGACTACGTCAACCTGCTGCTGAGCCAGAAAATCCGTGCCGATCTGGCCGGCAACGCCGGTGTCGCACCCAACGAAGTGCCGCAGGAAGTCATTGCCAGCGCGCTGCAGAACACTCGCGACGCCTTGATTGCACAGGGTTTGCTACTGGTCGACGGCCAGCAGGCGAAAAGCGTCGCCGCGTTCAAGGGCGGCGTGCTGACCATCAACGGCAAGGCCCTGGGCGCTGGCGTTCCGGGAGGCTGA
- a CDS encoding mechanosensitive ion channel family protein has translation MDFKLEQLTQPERWLELGLPVLLKVAVAFLIFFLGRFVVRMAVKVLRSVMQRANADPTLTGFLGNVVYGLGYALVVISALGQIGINTNSLAAVVGGAALAVGLALQGQLSAFAAGVLLILFRPFRVGDFVDAGGIKGTVEEIKIIHTVLRTADNQEVIVPNNTITAATITNYSARNTRRLDITIGIDYDADLKLAKSILQEIVLNHPKVLKSPAPTVQVRALGASSVDFAVWPWAKTAEWGDVQSELLEQIKLRFDAEGIAIPYPQMDLHLRDTGGDGERKTLPVENRL, from the coding sequence ATGGATTTCAAACTGGAACAACTCACCCAGCCGGAACGCTGGCTGGAACTCGGCCTGCCGGTGTTGCTGAAGGTCGCCGTGGCGTTCCTGATCTTCTTCCTCGGCCGGTTCGTCGTGCGGATGGCGGTGAAGGTGCTGCGCTCGGTGATGCAACGTGCCAATGCCGATCCGACCCTGACCGGCTTCCTCGGCAACGTCGTTTACGGTCTCGGCTATGCGCTGGTGGTGATCTCGGCACTGGGCCAGATCGGAATCAACACCAATTCTCTCGCGGCCGTCGTCGGCGGTGCCGCACTCGCCGTTGGCCTGGCCTTGCAGGGGCAGCTCAGCGCCTTCGCGGCCGGGGTGCTGCTGATCCTGTTCCGGCCGTTCCGGGTCGGTGATTTCGTCGATGCCGGCGGCATCAAGGGCACGGTCGAAGAGATCAAGATCATTCATACCGTGTTGCGCACGGCGGACAATCAGGAAGTGATCGTGCCGAACAACACGATCACCGCGGCGACCATCACCAACTACAGCGCCCGCAATACGCGCCGCCTCGATATCACCATCGGCATCGATTACGACGCCGATCTGAAGCTGGCGAAATCGATCCTTCAGGAGATCGTGCTCAATCATCCAAAAGTGCTGAAGTCACCGGCGCCCACCGTGCAGGTGCGTGCGCTCGGCGCCAGTTCGGTCGACTTCGCCGTCTGGCCGTGGGCGAAGACCGCGGAATGGGGTGACGTACAGAGCGAATTGCTGGAGCAGATCAAGCTGCGCTTCGATGCCGAAGGCATCGCCATCCCGTATCCGCAGATGGATCTGCATCTGCGCGATACAGGCGGCGACGGGGAGCGCAAAACCCTGCCGGTGGAGAACCGTCTCTGA
- a CDS encoding alpha/beta fold hydrolase, which yields MSDTTDEAPATLTPRYIQANGLEFAYLEVPPASGAAEAPLVLVLHGFPDTAWSFAPLLHELAAAGYRAVAPFTRGYAPTEIPEDGDYSLPTLGQDVLALIEHFGADRAFIVGHDWGAVMTYAAAALRPDRVRAIVTAAVPHLRRFLLRPSRAQLAASHYVFKFQLPVWPERRIREDDFAWLVNLARSWSPGWIPDDDYLVPMKANYAEPGRLKAALGYYRAIPAMFFKKVAWQFLLQPTQVPACVIRGEHDGCILDSSFSDSEHLFSAGYEPVRMAGIGHFMNLEAPDAFAKHVLEFLARH from the coding sequence ATGAGCGATACCACCGACGAAGCCCCTGCCACCCTGACGCCGCGCTACATCCAGGCCAATGGTCTGGAGTTCGCCTACCTCGAAGTGCCGCCTGCCAGTGGCGCGGCCGAGGCACCGCTGGTGCTGGTGCTGCACGGTTTTCCCGATACCGCGTGGAGCTTCGCGCCGCTGCTGCATGAACTGGCCGCCGCGGGCTATCGCGCCGTGGCGCCGTTCACGCGCGGCTATGCGCCGACCGAAATTCCCGAGGACGGCGACTATTCGCTGCCGACGCTTGGCCAGGACGTGCTGGCGCTGATCGAGCACTTCGGCGCCGATCGTGCCTTCATCGTCGGCCACGATTGGGGTGCGGTGATGACCTATGCCGCTGCCGCACTGCGCCCCGATCGGGTGCGCGCGATCGTCACCGCGGCGGTGCCGCATCTGCGTCGCTTCCTGCTGCGGCCATCACGCGCTCAGCTCGCGGCCTCGCACTACGTGTTCAAGTTCCAGCTACCGGTGTGGCCCGAGCGGCGCATCCGCGAGGACGATTTCGCCTGGCTGGTGAACCTTGCGCGCAGCTGGTCCCCGGGCTGGATTCCGGATGATGACTATCTGGTGCCGATGAAGGCGAACTACGCCGAGCCAGGGCGGCTGAAGGCCGCGCTCGGCTACTACCGGGCGATCCCGGCGATGTTCTTCAAGAAGGTTGCCTGGCAGTTCCTGCTGCAGCCGACGCAGGTCCCGGCCTGCGTCATCCGCGGCGAGCACGACGGCTGCATCCTGGACAGCTCGTTCAGCGATTCCGAGCACCTGTTCTCGGCCGGTTATGAACCAGTCCGCATGGCCGGCATCGGCCATTTCATGAACCTGGAAGCGCCGGACGCCTTCGCCAAGCACGTGCTGGAATTCCTGGCCCGGCATTGA
- a CDS encoding 4'-phosphopantetheinyl transferase family protein translates to MNLRAIDWLADSVCRWTPLPMAGETIVLPEAEAELVVDVAERRRGHFIAGRVCARAALAELGHVDAVIGRTADGAPAWPDGVIGSIAHCGDAAVAIAASTQHWAALGIDIEIDRALPDDAAAYVLDEAQCARLAELPGGLARWALPAFSAKECVHKCLQPLRGLFLEFSEVAITFSMDSDRYTVEAKSARAQQAMAGIEWTGELRRFDGLLLSLLAARRL, encoded by the coding sequence ATGAACTTGCGCGCGATCGACTGGCTGGCCGATAGCGTCTGTCGCTGGACACCGTTGCCGATGGCGGGCGAAACCATCGTCTTGCCCGAAGCGGAGGCAGAGCTGGTGGTCGATGTCGCCGAGCGTCGTCGCGGTCATTTCATCGCCGGCCGCGTCTGTGCCCGTGCGGCGCTGGCGGAGCTGGGCCATGTCGATGCAGTGATCGGCCGGACCGCCGACGGCGCACCGGCCTGGCCGGACGGCGTGATCGGCAGCATCGCCCACTGCGGGGATGCGGCGGTCGCGATTGCCGCTTCGACCCAGCATTGGGCCGCGCTCGGTATCGATATCGAGATCGATCGCGCGCTGCCGGACGATGCGGCGGCCTATGTGCTCGATGAAGCGCAATGTGCACGCCTTGCTGAACTGCCCGGCGGTCTCGCCCGCTGGGCCTTGCCGGCGTTCAGCGCCAAGGAATGCGTGCACAAATGCCTGCAGCCCCTGCGCGGCCTGTTCCTGGAGTTCAGCGAGGTGGCGATCACATTTTCAATGGACTCGGATCGGTACACCGTCGAAGCGAAATCGGCACGAGCGCAACAGGCGATGGCCGGTATCGAGTGGACCGGAGAGCTGCGCCGCTTCGATGGCCTGCTGCTGAGCCTGCTGGCCGCGCGGCGGCTCTAG
- a CDS encoding DUF4399 domain-containing protein, translated as MNHIRSLSLLLSATVLLAACKKEEAAPAAPTAEPAAAAPEAAAPALKSSPAPEGAKISFADLKDGATVSSPLLVKFVVEGITLAPAGTEEPASGHHHLMIDAELPPADAPIPADANHVHFGKAQTETTIELTPGTHTLQLEFANGQHVPFNPPLASEKITVTVK; from the coding sequence ATGAACCACATTCGCTCACTGTCGCTGCTGCTGTCCGCCACCGTACTGCTTGCGGCCTGCAAGAAGGAAGAAGCCGCTCCGGCAGCACCCACCGCCGAACCGGCCGCTGCCGCGCCGGAAGCCGCAGCTCCGGCGCTGAAGTCGTCGCCGGCCCCGGAAGGCGCCAAGATTTCGTTCGCCGACCTGAAGGACGGCGCCACCGTCAGCAGCCCGCTGCTGGTCAAGTTCGTCGTTGAAGGCATCACTCTGGCCCCGGCCGGCACCGAAGAACCGGCCAGCGGCCATCACCATCTGATGATCGACGCCGAGCTGCCGCCCGCCGACGCGCCGATTCCGGCCGACGCCAACCACGTGCACTTCGGCAAGGCCCAGACCGAGACCACGATCGAGCTGACGCCGGGCACCCACACGCTGCAGCTGGAGTTCGCGAATGGCCAGCACGTGCCGTTCAACCCGCCGCTGGCTTCCGAGAAAATCACCGTCACCGTGAAGTAA
- a CDS encoding DEAD/DEAH box helicase: MRALTDEGYEKPTPIQAQAIPIVISGRDLLGAAQTGTGKTAAFTLPILNRLASQPRDAATTARVAPPKVLVLVPTRELAAQVGDSMRTYGRHLPAIKTAIIFGGVGINPQIDQLRRGVDIIVATPGRLLDHLQQRTVNLSGIQMLVLDEADRMLDMGFIRDIRRVIQALPQKRQNLLFSATFNPEIRSLAEGLLHDPASVDVAPRNTAAELVAQRVHPVDKGRKTALIAHLVKAGDWKQVLIFTRTKHGANRLAEQLVRENILADAIHGNKSQNARTRALADFKAGKIRVLVATDIAARGIDIDQLPHVINHELPNVPEDYVHRIGRTGRAGAEGEAISLVSPDERAFLKDIERLLRKSIPSSTVTGYEPGSQPTAEERAAAAARPPAPPERERGERPRNAPGGRGHAPGNGARRPGAGAAPSSNNGNRHARPSRDGARPSGTNNQNQRTR, from the coding sequence TTGCGCGCTCTCACTGACGAAGGCTATGAAAAGCCCACGCCGATCCAGGCGCAGGCGATCCCGATCGTGATCTCCGGCCGCGATCTGCTTGGTGCCGCCCAGACCGGTACCGGCAAGACCGCCGCCTTCACCCTGCCGATCCTCAACCGCCTGGCCTCGCAGCCGCGCGACGCCGCGACCACCGCGCGCGTTGCCCCGCCGAAAGTGCTGGTGCTGGTGCCGACCCGCGAACTGGCCGCCCAGGTCGGTGACTCGATGCGCACCTACGGCCGCCATCTGCCGGCGATCAAGACCGCGATCATCTTCGGCGGCGTCGGCATCAACCCGCAGATCGACCAGCTGCGCCGCGGTGTCGACATCATCGTCGCCACGCCGGGCCGCCTGCTCGACCATCTCCAGCAGCGCACGGTGAATCTGTCCGGCATCCAGATGCTGGTGCTCGACGAAGCCGACCGCATGCTCGACATGGGCTTCATCCGCGACATCCGCCGGGTCATCCAGGCGCTGCCGCAGAAGCGCCAGAACCTGCTGTTCTCGGCAACTTTCAACCCGGAAATCCGTTCGCTGGCCGAAGGCCTGCTGCACGATCCGGCAAGCGTCGACGTGGCCCCGCGCAACACCGCGGCCGAGTTGGTTGCCCAGCGCGTGCACCCGGTCGACAAGGGTCGCAAGACCGCGCTGATCGCGCATCTGGTGAAGGCCGGTGACTGGAAGCAAGTGCTGATCTTCACGCGTACCAAGCACGGCGCCAATCGCCTGGCCGAGCAGCTGGTGCGCGAGAACATCCTGGCCGATGCGATCCACGGCAACAAATCGCAGAACGCCCGCACCCGCGCGCTGGCCGACTTCAAGGCCGGCAAGATCCGCGTGCTGGTGGCCACCGATATCGCCGCACGCGGCATCGACATCGACCAGCTGCCGCATGTCATCAACCATGAGCTGCCGAATGTGCCGGAGGATTACGTCCATCGCATCGGCCGTACCGGTCGTGCCGGCGCCGAGGGTGAGGCAATCAGCCTGGTGTCGCCGGACGAGCGCGCCTTCCTGAAGGACATCGAGCGCCTGCTGCGCAAGTCGATTCCGTCGTCGACGGTGACGGGCTACGAGCCGGGCTCGCAGCCGACCGCCGAAGAGCGCGCCGCCGCAGCAGCCCGTCCGCCGGCACCGCCGGAGCGCGAGCGTGGTGAACGTCCGCGGAATGCTCCGGGTGGCCGTGGCCACGCGCCGGGTAATGGTGCCCGTCGTCCGGGTGCCGGCGCCGCGCCGAGCAGCAACAACGGCAATCGCCATGCACGCCCGTCGCGCGATGGCGCGCGTCCGTCCGGCACCAACAATCAGAACCAGCGCACGCGTTGA
- a CDS encoding RNA recognition motif domain-containing protein translates to MKRIYAGNLPTDTTEKELTELFSTHGRVRSIKLAHDVFSGKCRGFGFIEMEGHEARAAIAGLNGKELRGNLLRVNEERPKDDKKGGRPGGPRR, encoded by the coding sequence ATGAAGCGTATCTATGCCGGCAACCTGCCCACCGACACGACTGAAAAGGAACTGACCGAGCTGTTCTCGACGCACGGTCGCGTCCGCTCGATCAAGCTCGCGCACGATGTGTTTTCGGGCAAATGCCGCGGTTTCGGTTTCATCGAGATGGAAGGTCACGAAGCCCGTGCCGCCATCGCCGGCCTGAACGGCAAGGAACTGCGCGGCAATCTGCTGCGCGTCAACGAAGAACGCCCGAAGGACGACAAGAAGGGCGGCCGCCCGGGCGGTCCGCGCCGTTAA
- a CDS encoding putative signal transducing protein, with translation MHDDPNDWLTVARFSDAVEAQLLQGRLQADGIEAFLADRNHVQADPLIALALGGVRVQVKARDIDAAQAIIAALASGDYALDEDFDPGASVD, from the coding sequence TTGCACGACGATCCCAATGACTGGCTGACTGTCGCGCGCTTCAGCGACGCAGTGGAAGCGCAGTTGCTGCAGGGTCGCTTGCAGGCGGATGGCATCGAAGCCTTCCTCGCCGATCGCAACCACGTGCAGGCCGATCCGTTGATCGCGTTGGCGCTGGGCGGCGTGCGGGTGCAGGTCAAGGCCCGTGATATTGACGCAGCGCAGGCGATCATCGCTGCGCTGGCCTCGGGCGACTACGCGCTGGACGAGGATTTCGATCCAGGCGCCAGCGTCGACTAG
- the rpiA gene encoding ribose-5-phosphate isomerase RpiA, with protein sequence MDQNQAKKAAAEAALKYLVPGELLGVGTGSTVNYFIDALAAHKQDVPGAVSSSNASTERLKKIGIPVVELNEAGTLSIYVDGADEADKHLRLVKGGGGALTREKIVAAASRKFICIADESKLVPVLGAFPLPVEVIPMARSYVARELVRLGGNPKLREGFVTDNGGLILDVSGFSIVDPLKMETEIGMLAGVISVGLFAHRGADVLLLGGPDGAREVLPA encoded by the coding sequence ATGGACCAGAACCAAGCCAAGAAAGCCGCCGCCGAAGCCGCCCTGAAATATCTCGTGCCGGGCGAACTGCTCGGTGTCGGTACCGGGTCGACGGTCAACTACTTCATCGATGCGCTGGCCGCGCACAAGCAGGACGTTCCCGGCGCGGTGTCGTCGTCGAATGCCTCGACCGAGCGGCTGAAGAAGATCGGCATTCCGGTGGTCGAGCTGAACGAGGCCGGCACCCTGTCGATCTATGTCGACGGCGCCGATGAAGCCGACAAGCACCTGCGCCTGGTCAAGGGCGGCGGCGGCGCGCTGACCCGCGAAAAGATCGTTGCCGCGGCCAGCCGCAAGTTCATCTGCATCGCCGACGAATCGAAGCTGGTGCCGGTGCTCGGCGCATTTCCGCTTCCGGTGGAAGTGATTCCGATGGCCCGCTCCTACGTCGCCCGCGAACTGGTGCGCCTGGGTGGCAACCCGAAGCTGCGCGAGGGCTTCGTCACCGACAACGGCGGCCTGATCCTCGACGTGTCCGGTTTCTCGATCGTCGATCCGCTGAAGATGGAAACCGAGATCGGCATGCTCGCCGGCGTGATCAGCGTCGGCCTGTTCGCCCATCGCGGCGCCGACGTGCTGCTGCTCGGCGGCCCGGATGGCGCTCGTGAAGTGCTGCCGGCATAA